In Candidatus Palauibacter australiensis, the following are encoded in one genomic region:
- a CDS encoding CDP-alcohol phosphatidyltransferase family protein — MKAARDLGERALRAIFEPAMAWLTKRRVHPNVISTLGFVITCSSGYFFHQHHVSTAGFLVLLGGVFDLFDGTVARRTGLASSFGAFYDSTLDRLSEIVVYLGLLSLYNDYRLELGDVGMIYWIVLALAGSLMISYTRARAEALGIACYVGLMQRPERVILIGFAALIFGETTM; from the coding sequence ATGAAGGCGGCTCGCGACCTGGGGGAACGCGCGCTGCGCGCGATCTTCGAGCCGGCCATGGCGTGGCTCACGAAACGCCGCGTTCACCCCAACGTCATCAGCACGCTCGGCTTCGTCATCACCTGCAGTTCCGGCTATTTCTTTCATCAGCATCATGTGAGCACGGCCGGCTTCCTCGTCCTCCTGGGCGGCGTGTTCGACCTGTTCGACGGCACGGTCGCGCGCCGCACGGGCCTGGCTTCGTCGTTCGGGGCCTTCTACGACTCGACGCTCGACCGGCTGTCCGAGATCGTCGTGTACCTGGGGCTCCTCTCCCTGTACAACGACTATCGTCTCGAACTGGGCGACGTGGGGATGATCTACTGGATCGTGCTCGCGCTCGCCGGCTCGCTGATGATCAGCTACACACGCGCCCGGGCCGAGGCGCTCGGCATCGCCTGCTACGTCGGGCTCATGCAGCGTCCGGAACGGGTCATCCTGATCGGCTTCGCCGCGCTCATCTTCGGCGAGACGACGATG